TCCTCTACCTCGTTTATATCAAGGACTAACACCCCGTCGACCTTGCCCACGGCCACCCCAGCCACGAGGCCCTTCATGGGGATCCCAGCGTCAGCCAGCGCCGCCGAGGCCGCGGTGACGCTCGCGGTCCTGGTGCCCCCGTCAGACTGAAGGACCTCTACATACACTTCAATAGCCGTCCTGGGGAAGAGCTCTGATAGGACCACCGGCTCTAGGGCCTCTCGCACGACCTTTGACAACTCTATCTCCCTCCTAGTCGGGGCTGGGCTCTTCCTCTCCTCGGTGGAGAAGGGCGCCATGTGATACCTCACGAACAGCGAGGCCCTGTCAGGCAGTATCGCGAACCTCTGCGGCGGCTCGCGGGGACCGTAGACGGCGGCTATGACCTTGGTCTTGCCGTAACTTACCAGGGCTGAGCCGTCAGCATTAGAGAGCACGCCAACCTTGATGTCCACAGGCCTCATCTCATCTGGTAGCCTGCCGTCCAGCCTCCTGCCCGTCTCGTCTATGAACCTCTCCGGTCTCTGCTTCACTCTAGACACCCCGGACCTTGCGCTCCTCCTCTATAAACTCCTTAATCCTCCTAGTAAGCCCTGCAAGGTGAGACTGCTCCTCTATCATCCTTATCGCCATAATCGCTATCTCCTGCAGAAGCTCGTTGGGACAGGTTATGTGGACTCTCCCGTTAACAGCGACGAAGAAGTCACAGCCGGTGCTGCTCCTGAGAGTCTCAAGCATAGAGCCCTTCTTACCTATGATGCGCGGAACCTTGACAGGCTTCACTGTTACAACCGTACCCTCTACCACCCTGCCGAGACCCTTGTCCTGTACCGTGAGGACCGGGTCGCGGGTCCTGTCAAAGGCAACTATCTTAGCCTTAACGTAATCACCTATCTTGAGGTATGAGAAGGGGTCATCAGGCACACGGCCACCTTGCTTGACGCCAAAGAAGTCCTGGACGCTCAGAACGCCCGTGTAAGGGGAATTTATGTCAAGGAACCAGTTAGCGGCCCCGTGAGAGGTGACAAGACCTATTACTATATCGCCTTCCTTAGGGAAGTAGAAGCCCTTAAGCGGTATGTAGTTGACTTCCTCCTGAGAGGCTTCAACAAGCCCAAGCACAGTGGCCCTCCTAACGCCCCCATAATCAAAGACGTAGATTCCCTCATTCTCATTAAGGCCCTCTATGACCTCGCCTGGTGCTACCAGGTACCTTCTTAACGTCTGAGGCTTCTCGCTGTTCACGCACCGGTCACCTTCACATTAACGTGGGCCTGCCCCTTTGCAAGGCTTTGTATCTTATCTATGACCTCGAGTTGCAGCCCTGCCGGTATCTCGAGCTCAACCTTAAGGCTGCCGTCGTCAAGCCATGTGGTCTTCTTAACGTCGCCAAGCCTCTTGATCTCGCCTATTGCGCGGCCCGCGTACGCAGCGGGTATTGTGGCCTCGATGAGGGCCCGGGCGACCTTTATTGGCATGACCGTGGCCATCCTCTTTATCGCCTCCAGGGCCTGAACCTCAACTGGCTTGAATGGATCAACGCCTATCCTAAGCTGCTCGAACAGGGTCTCTATCCTGGTCTCGGGTATAGGGGTCCCAGTCTTGGGGTCAACGGCGTTCCTAGCTATGTAAGTTATTATCTGCCTTCTCTTCGTCTCTATGATCTTCCTTCTCTCCTCCTCAGTCAGCTGTATCTGACCCTCCGTGAGTATCTTCTCCGCTATAGCGTTTATGTCCTCGGTCCCGAAGGCTTTCCTGAGGGCATCAGGGCTTGCCTTAAGGCCCTTCCTGACGTCCTTATAGACGGTGTCCGCCCAGAGGACCTCTGATATAGGTACGTTACCGCCCTCCTTGTACCTGAAGGCCTCATTAGGCTTCACGAGAATCTCGAACCGCTGCCCCTTTATCTCGATCCACGCGATAACGTATTCCTGTTTTTTCGGCACGCTCCTCCCCCTTAGAGGTGTGACTGACGTATGTTTATTCGCTAAGCGCTGCCTTAAGCGAGCTCACCCTTGACCTCCTTTAGGTACTCGCTTATGGCCTCGGGCTTGACCTTTGTGAATGTCCTCTCCTTTACGTCAATGTACGCTACCTCGACGAGCTTATCAAAAGAAGCTATCAGCTCTTCCTTCTTCTCCTCGCTTGAGGCCAACCTCCCCTTGAACAGAGCAACTATAGAGGCCCTTATAGCGTCCTCCAGAGTCATGTCTTTCCTATAGACCTTCTCGAGGTAATTGTTAGCGGCGTCTCCCCCAAGGCCTATGGCGATCGCATAGTAGCTGAAGTACTGTCCTCCCGGCTCTGTCCTGAACAGCCTTGGACTTCCATCAGGGTCAACGCCACCGAATATCAGGGCGACGCCGAACGGCCTGACGCCGCCGTGCTGCGTGTAGAGCTGCTTGAGGTCAGCAACGGCCTTAGCCACGTACTCAGTGGAAGGCGGCTCGCCATAGGTCAGCCTGTGCCTAACCGTGATGAGCCTCGCGTAGTCTATTAGGACGCGGCCATCACTTCCCATGCCCGCAAAGGTGACCCCTATGTGGTCATCGACCTTGTAGATCTTCTCTATGCCGTCAAGGTCCAGGAGCGGCATCATCTTCCTCTTCTCAGCGGCGAGAACTACGCCGCTCTCGACAACTATGCCCAAGCTTGTCCATCCCTTTCTGACCGCCTCGAAGGCGTACCTGACCTGGTACAGCTCGCCGTCAGGCGAGAATATCGTTATCGCCCGATCGTACGCCGATGGAGGCGCTGCCATAGCCATGAAGCTCGGTCCCCTAACAAACGAGGCGGGCGCCCTTTTAAATGACTATCCAGGTCTGTCAGGCCAGGGCCCTAAGAAGCCATGGCCTGGCCCACTTGAGCTTCCTTGGGTTCCTCCTCAGGATAACAGCGTTCTTATAGCACTTGCTGCTGCAGAACCAGAGAACCTCGCCGCGCTCGGTAACGTACATCCTGCCTGTGCCCGGCTCTATAGGCCTTCCGCAGAAGGCACAGGTCATCTCCTTGGGCACGTGCCTTCCCCCTGTGCCCAGTGGGCCTTACCTATTAAGCGTTGCTCCGCCTCTCAGGCTCTATGTGAACTACCAGGTCCACGTTATACTTAGACTTGGCGACCCTCTCTAGCCTATCAGCGACCGCGTGGGCCTCCTCAACGCTCTCCCCTGACGGCACTGATATCACGGCGTAACCTGACACCTGGGACCCCGCTATCGTCCTCAGCCTGAGGTCCTTCACCTTAACTCCCATGAGCTCAAAGTCCCTCATGAGGCCCTCAACTACCTCGGGCGGGGGCGAGGGAAGGGACAGCTCGCGTAGGACGTCCCTTGTGTTCACGGCTACCTGGTAAGCCAGGTAAGCCAGTAAGGACGCGGCCCCAGCCCTGTCTATCATGTAACTATACTCGTGAGCCAGAGGGGTCAGGGCTAAAGCTATGACGCTCTCGGCTATCTCGCTCGTGGTGAGGTTCGCATAGACTTCCAGCCCCCTGCCCACCTTTCTGGCTACGAGCACTGAGAGCGTGTAGAGCACCAATACGCCTGCTGGCACCGTCCAGGCGTAGCCCGCGACCCTGTAGGGCGTAGGGTTAGCTACCTCGTCAACGCCGAGGCCCATGATGAACGCGTAGACCACAAGCGTGAAGACCGCTGAGCTAAAGCTGTAGCCGGCGTGACCCAGCGGGTGGTCGGCGTCAGGCGGCTTGAGGGTCTCGCGGTAGAACCAGAGGCCCGCTATTGCCGTGACCAGGTTGGCGATGCACGTAAGCCCGTTAAGGATCAGCAGCCTGCTGCTGAAGATTATACCCCCCGCCAGGTTAGCAACAGAAGCTATGGCGGCCGCTAACACCGTCAGCCTGACCAGCCTACCCATGTCTTCAGTCGTCAAGTTTGACCCCTATCGGTTTTCCGATACCAGGGGCTTAAATCTCGTTTAGCAACCCGAGGACGCTAGGCCTGAAAAAGCCTAATGATATTAGGTGGGCCTAAGTTAAGCCTTAGGCCTCTTAAAGAACGCCACGTAAATGAACGCCACCAGGACTACTATCATTATGGCCATCATGAACGACGTGAAGAACTGGGCGAAGGGCGCCGCCGCAAGGCTGTTGTAGTTGGTCAGGTTGTTATAGGTGGCTATCAGCTGGCCCCAGGGCTGTGGCAGGCTCAGCGCCTGTTGCGTTGTGAGCGACGCTATGAACCGCGGGAACTGCGAGAAGGCGTTCAGCATCTCCCCGGCCTCTATGCCTCCGAGGGCCGTCGCGGCCCCTACTATCAGGGCTGCAGCGCTCCCCCTTGAGACAGGCGATCCCCTAAGGCCCAGGTAGATGACGTAAACTATGGCCAGGAACTGCGCGGCCACCGTGGCCAGGTGAAGCACGAACATCCAGGTGAAGTCATAATGCGGCCCGCTGGACAGCGCCACTCCGAAGCCGACCATTATGTTGTCAAACTTGTATGGCACACCTATCAGGGTGACCAGGTAGGAGAACATCAATGGAACCATCAGGAGGAGCCCTATTAGTGACGGTATCAGGAACTTCCTGATAGAGGCCTCGAAGTACTGCCTCTCCGACTCAGGGTTCCTGAGGTAGGCTATGCCAAAGCCGCCCATTATGGCTATCATAGTTGCGGTAATAGCGCCCACTATGCTTGAGATGTAGAGGGGCCAGAACGTGGGGTTTGAGTAAGCCTCGACAACGTTAAGCGT
The uncultured Acidilobus sp. JCHS genome window above contains:
- a CDS encoding proteasome endopeptidase complex, archaeal, alpha subunit, which gives rise to MAMAAPPSAYDRAITIFSPDGELYQVRYAFEAVRKGWTSLGIVVESGVVLAAEKRKMMPLLDLDGIEKIYKVDDHIGVTFAGMGSDGRVLIDYARLITVRHRLTYGEPPSTEYVAKAVADLKQLYTQHGGVRPFGVALIFGGVDPDGSPRLFRTEPGGQYFSYYAIAIGLGGDAANNYLEKVYRKDMTLEDAIRASIVALFKGRLASSEEKKEELIASFDKLVEVAYIDVKERTFTKVKPEAISEYLKEVKGELA
- a CDS encoding archaeal exosome-like complex exonuclease 1, translating into MKQRPERFIDETGRRLDGRLPDEMRPVDIKVGVLSNADGSALVSYGKTKVIAAVYGPREPPQRFAILPDRASLFVRYHMAPFSTEERKSPAPTRREIELSKVVREALEPVVLSELFPRTAIEVYVEVLQSDGGTRTASVTAASAALADAGIPMKGLVAGVAVGKVDGVLVLDINEVEDNFGDADMPVAAAPDLGLITLFQLNGVMTIDEMQRGIDMALKAISYIVEKEKEALKGSIEVEAE
- a CDS encoding Ribosomal protein L24E; translation: MPKEMTCAFCGRPIEPGTGRMYVTERGEVLWFCSSKCYKNAVILRRNPRKLKWARPWLLRALA
- a CDS encoding RNA-binding protein Rrp4 (containing S1 domain and KH domain), yielding MNSEKPQTLRRYLVAPGEVIEGLNENEGIYVFDYGGVRRATVLGLVEASQEEVNYIPLKGFYFPKEGDIVIGLVTSHGAANWFLDINSPYTGVLSVQDFFGVKQGGRVPDDPFSYLKIGDYVKAKIVAFDRTRDPVLTVQDKGLGRVVEGTVVTVKPVKVPRIIGKKGSMLETLRSSTGCDFFVAVNGRVHITCPNELLQEIAIMAIRMIEEQSHLAGLTRRIKEFIEEERKVRGV
- a CDS encoding cation diffusion facilitator family transporter, which encodes MTTEDMGRLVRLTVLAAAIASVANLAGGIIFSSRLLILNGLTCIANLVTAIAGLWFYRETLKPPDADHPLGHAGYSFSSAVFTLVVYAFIMGLGVDEVANPTPYRVAGYAWTVPAGVLVLYTLSVLVARKVGRGLEVYANLTTSEIAESVIALALTPLAHEYSYMIDRAGAASLLAYLAYQVAVNTRDVLRELSLPSPPPEVVEGLMRDFELMGVKVKDLRLRTIAGSQVSGYAVISVPSGESVEEAHAVADRLERVAKSKYNVDLVVHIEPERRSNA
- a CDS encoding Cytochrome bd-type quinol oxidase, subunit 1, yielding MTFYSSVFWLAFNFGIHIVMVNLIIGLAVMVPLLKYLGMRRGDQLTVNMARRLMRYYAVTYAIAGVFGTAFTVFLFSYYPFATLLLGTLDIAPFAIAIAFVGLNFFSLVAYWYGWDRWSPRTHNIIGILLAASALMIPFGFRGVFAFLNEPVGLTFVTGGSTGSVTPTLNVVEAYSNPTFWPLYISSIVGAITATMIAIMGGFGIAYLRNPESERQYFEASIRKFLIPSLIGLLLMVPLMFSYLVTLIGVPYKFDNIMVGFGVALSSGPHYDFTWMFVLHLATVAAQFLAIVYVIYLGLRGSPVSRGSAAALIVGAATALGGIEAGEMLNAFSQFPRFIASLTTQQALSLPQPWGQLIATYNNLTNYNSLAAAPFAQFFTSFMMAIMIVVLVAFIYVAFFKRPKA